A window of Mycolicibacterium madagascariense genomic DNA:
AAAACCGCACGCCAGGGGCGCATTTTGGCCGAAAAGCTATGTGACGCGCTCGATTTCGGCCCCGAGGCTCACCAGGTTCTCGACGAACAGCGGATACCCGCGGTCGATGTGGAACACGTCGTGCACCTCGGTGTCGCCGTCGGCGACGAGCCCGGCCAGGACCAGACCGGCGCCGGCGCGGATGTCGGACGCCCACACCGGTGCGCTCGACAGCTGCGGTATCCCCCTGACGACGGCGTGGTGACCATCGGTCCGCGCGTCGGCGCCGAGCCGGATCATCTCCTCGACGAACCGGAACCGCGCCTCGAAGACGTTCTCGGTGATCATCGATGTGCCGTCGGCGATCGACGCGAGGCCGATCGCCATCGGCTGTAGATCCGTCGGGAATCCGGGGAAGGGCAGCGTCGCCATGTTGACGGCCCTGGGCCGGTCGTACTGGACGATGCGAAAGCCATTGTCGTGCTGGGTGACCGTGGCCCCCGCGTCGTGCAGCTTGTGCAGGACCAACTGCAGGTGCTGCGGATCGACCCCGGTGACCGAGATGTCACCGCGCGTCATGGCGGCGGCGATCCCCCACGTCGCGGCGACGATGCGATCGCCGATGACGCGGTGCTCGGTCGGGTACAGGCGGTCGACGCCGGTGATGGTCATGGTCGAGGACCCGCCGCCGGAGACCTGCGCGCCCATCTGGTTGAGCATCTCGCACAGGTCGACGACGTCGGGCTCCCGCGCCGCGTTGTGAATGGTCGTGACGCCCTCCGCCAGCACCGCCGCCATGAGGATGTTCTCGGTCGCGCCGACGGAGGGGAACTCCAGCTGGATCTCCGCGCCGCGCAGGTGGTCGGCCTCCGCGACCACGCAGCCGTGCTCGATGTTGCAGCGCGCACCCAGCTGGCGCAGGCCGGCCTGATGCATGTCCAACGGCCGCGAGCCGATGGCGTCCCCTCCCGGCAGCGCCACCTTCGCCTTCTTACATCGGCCGACGAGCGGGCCGAGGACGCACACCGACGCCCTGAACTGGCGCACGGCGGCGAAGTCCGCGTCGTACTTGAGCTCGTCGGGTGAGGTGATGCGCACGACGTCGCCGTCGAGTTCGACCGTCGCGCCGAGACCGCGCAACACCTCCGCCATCAGCGGGACGTCGAGGATGTCAGGGCAGTTCGTGATGGTGCTCGTACCCTCGGCCAGCAGCGCTGCGGCCATCAGCTTGAGCACGCTGTTCTTCGCGCCGCCGACTGCGACTTCGCCAGCTAACCGAGTACCGCCGGTCACCACGAATCGCTCACTCACGCGGCTCAGTGTAAACAGCGCACGCGCTCAGGGTCTGTTTCGCGCACACTGCCCCGGGTACCGTCGAGCCATGGCCGTCCACCTGACCCGCATCTACACCCGAACCGGCGACGACGGGTCCACCGGCCTGAGCGATTTCAGCAGGGTGTCCAAGAACGATCCCCGTCTGGAGGCATACGCCGACTGCGACGAGGCCAACGCCGCGATCGGCGTCGCCGTCGCCACGGGCAACCCCGACGAGAAGCTCCTCCGGGTGCTGCGCCAGATCCAGAACGACCTCTTCGACGCGGGCGCCGACCTGTCGACGCCGGTCGTCGAGAACCCCGAATTCCCTCCGCTGCGGATCACCCAGGAGTACATCGACCGGCTCGAGTCGTGGTGCGACGAGTTCAACGAACCGCTGCCCGCGCTGACGTCGTTCATCCTTCCCGGGGGCACGCCGCTGTCCGCGCTGCTGCACGTCGCGCGGACCGTGGCCCGGCGCGCGGAGCGCTCGGCCTGGCGCGCGGTCGACCACCACGGCGATTCGGTCAGCGTGCTGCCGGCGAAATACCTCAACCGGCTGTCGGACCTGCTGTTCATCCTGTCCCGCGTCGCGAACCCCGAGGGCGACGTGCTGTGGCAACCGGGCGGGTCGACCCGCTAGGTCGGCCGCCGGCGGGCGCGTGGTGACGGGCGCGATTCCAGCCACGACGTGAACGCCGTCAGTGCCGCGCGGTCGAGGGCGATCTCGTAGCCCCGGCGACTGTCCGGATCGGTGTCGCGCAACTCCAGGACCACGATCTCGGCGCTCATGATGTCGAACTCGTCGCCGCGGGGCGAGCGGCGCGACACCACTTCGATGCCCCGCCGCGACAGCCGGCGGTCTGGCCACCACCGCAGACTCGACAGCCGATAGAACCCGGCCTCGCCGCCGCGGTAGCGCACCACGCCGTGGCGCCATCCGTGACCGCCGACCGCGGGGGCGTCCCGCAGGATGGCGGCGGAACCGCCCACCTGCCGCAACTTCCACAACCGGTAGGTCAGCGCACCGACGACCGCCAGCAGCACGCCGACCAGCGCGACCATGATCATCATGGACGCGCTCATGGCCGGCTCAGTCGAGTTCGCCTAGGGCGCGCAGTCGCGCCCTGCCCCACGCTGCCGTGCGCTCGTCGTCGGACTCGGAATCCTGCTTGGCCTCGTCGGCGTTGATCTCCGACTCGAGCTCGGCGTTCTCGACGAGGATGCGTACCGCCTCGTCGGTGACGGACAGGAATCCCCCGTCGACGGCGATGCGCAGATCGTCCTCGCCCTCGCGCTCGACGCGCACCATGGCGTCGTCGACCAGTTGGGCGACCAGCGGGATGTGCCGCGGCAGGATGCCGATCTCGCCAGCCGTGGTGCGGGTGAACACGAATGTCGCGTCACCCGACCACAATTCGCGTTCGACCGCGACGATCTCGACGTGCATCTCAGCCACGGGTCACAGCTTCGCGCCGAAGGTCTCGGCCTTCTTGGCCAGATCGTCCAGGCCGCCGATGAGGAAGAACGCCTGCTCGGGCAGGTGGTCGAAGTCGCCCTTGCTCAGCTTGTCGAAGGCCTCGATGGTCTCCTTCAGCGGCACCGTCGAGCCCGGCTGACCGGTGAACTGCTCGGCCGCCATCATGTTCTGGCTCAGGAAGCGCTCGATGCGACGGGCCCGGTTGACCAGCTGCTTGTCCTCCTCGGACAGCTCGTCGACACCGAGGATCGCGATGATGTCCTGAAGGTCCTTGTAGCGCTGCAGGATTCGGATGACTTCCTGCGCCACGCGGTAGTGCTCGTCGCCGACCACCGACGGGTCCAGGATCGTCGAGCTCGACGCCAGCGGGTCCACCGCCGGGAAGATGCCCTTCGAGAACACCGCGCGTGACAGCTCCGTCGTCGCGTCGAGGTGGGCGAACGTCGTCGCGGGCGCCGGGTCGGTGTAGTCGTCGGCGGGGACGTACACGGCCTGCATCGAGGTGATCGAGTGACCGCGGGTCGAGGTGATGCGCTCCTGCAGTTCACCCATCTCGTCGGCGAGCGTGGGCTGGTAACCCACCGCGGACGGCATGCGGCCGAGCAGCGTGGAGACCTCGGAGCCGGCCTGCGTGAACCGGAAGATGTTGTCGATGAACAACAACACGTCCTGGTTCTGCTCGTCGCGGAAGTACTCCGCCATGGTCAGCGCCGAGAGCGCGACGCGCATGCGGGTGCCCGGCGGCTCGTCCATCTGACCGAACACGAGGGCGGTGTCCTTCAGCACGTCGGCGTCGGCGAGCTCGACCCAGAGGTCGTTGCCCTCACGGGTGCGCTCACCCACGCCGGCGAACACCGAGGTGCCACCGAAGTTACGGGCGATGCGGTTGATCATCTCCTGGATGAGCACGGTCTTGCCGACGCCGGCGCCGCCGAACAGGGCGATCTTGCCACCGCGGACGTAAGGGGTCAGCAGGTCGACGACCTTGAGACCGGTCTCGAGCATCTCGGTCTTCGGCTCGAGCTCGTCGAAGGGCGGCGGCTTGCGGTGGATCGACCAGTGGTCGAAGTCCTTGCCGTAGCCGGGATCGTCGAGGCAGTCGCCGAGGGCGTTGAACACGTGGCCCTTGACGCCGTCGCCGACGGGCACCGAGATCGACGCCCCGGTGTCGATGACCTCCACGCCGCGGACGAGGCCGTCGGTCGGCTGCATGGAGATGGTGCGCACCAGGTTGTCGCCGAGGTGCTGGGCGACCTCGAGGGTGAGCGTCTTGGCCATCTGCTCATAGCCGATCTCGGCATGCAGGGCGTTGAACAGCTCCGGCACGGAACCGCGCGGGAACTCGATGTCGACGACGGGGCCGGTGATTCGGACCACGCGACCCGCGGTCTTGGAATGGTCTGCGGTAGCAGTCATTGTCTCTTCGCTTCCTCGGGGGCTTACTTGGCGTCGGCCAGCGCGTTGGCGCCGCCGACGATTTCGCTGATTTCCTGGGTGATCTGGGCCTGGCGCTCACGGTTGGCTTCCAACGTCAACGCCTTGATCAAGTCGTCGGCATTGTCGGTGGCCGACTTCATCGCGCGTCGACGCGCCGCCGACTCCGACGCGGCCGCCTCGAGTAGCGCCGAGTACACGCGGGTCGCCACGTAGCGCGGCAGCAGTGCGTCGAATAGCGCCTCGGCGTTCGGCTCGAAGGAGAACAGGGTCTGCGGACCGTCCTCCTGCTCCCCGACGTACTCGATCACCATCGGCGCAATCCGCAGCGCCGCCGCCGACTGCGACAGCATCGACTTGAATTCGGTGAAGACGATGTGGATCTCGTCGACGCCGAGAACGCCGTCGTCACCCGGGTCGTCGCCCTCGTCGTCGACCCCGGCCATGAACGACGTGACGAGCGCATCGGCGATCTCACGGGCGTGCTCGTAGGTGGGCCGCTCCGAGAAGCCGGTCCACGACTCGGCGACGGGCCGCTCGCGGAAGCTGTAGTAGCCGAGGGCCTTTCGACCGACCGCGTAGATCACGGGGTCCTTGCCCTCGTCACGCAGCAACGAGAACAGCTCCTCGGAGCGACGCAGGACGTTCGAGTTGTACGCGCCGCAGAGTCCGCGATCGGAGGACACCACGAGCACCGCGGCCCGCTTCGGTGACTCCCGTTCGACGAGCAGCGGGTGGTCCAGCGCGCTGGCACCCGCGAGCTCGGTGAGCATGTTCGTGATCTCGGTGGAGTAGGGCCGGGCTGCTTGAACCCTGGCCTGCGCCTTCGAGATTCGTGACGTCGCGATCATCTCCTGGGCCTTGGTGATCTTCTTGATCGACCCGGCCGAGCGGATGCGCCCGCGCAGTTCGCGAAGTGTTGCTGCCATCTGTCTCCCAGACCTCTCCGGTCCTTAGTTCTTCTTCGGCGCCGGCTTGCGGACCTTGACCGATTCCTTCTCGAGGTCGTCGGGATCGAGGGCCTCGGCGTCGGCCCCGGTGTCGACGGCGACGGAGCTGCCGTCGGACGCGGCGAAGCCCTTCTTGAACTCGTTGACGATGTCGGTCAGCTTGTTCTCGGCGTCCTCGGGCAGCTTCTTGCTCTCCCGGATGCCCTGGTACACGTCGTCATGGCTGGCCTTGACGTGCTCGAGGAATTCGGTCTGGAAGCGCCGAACGTCTTCCACGGGAACCGAATCCAAGTGGCCCTTGGTGCCGAGGAAGATCGCGACGACCTGCTCCTCGACCGAGAGCGGGCTGTACTGCGGCTGCTTGAGCAACTCGACCAGCCGGGCGCCGCGTTCCAGCTGCGCCTTGGACGTCGGATCCAGGTCGGACGCGAACGCCGCGAACGACTCCAGCTCGCGGTACTGCGACAGGTCGAGGCGGAGGCTGCCCGCCACTTCCTTCATCGCCTTGATCTGCGCGGCGCCACCGACGCGGGAGACCGACACGCCGACGTTGATCGCTGGCCGGACACCCTGATTGAACAGGTCGGTCTCGAGGAAGCACTGACCGTCGGTGATCGAGATGACGTTGGTCGGGATGTAGGCCGAGATGTCGTTGGCCTTGGTCTCGATGACCGGCAGACCCGTCATCGATCCGGCGCCCAGTTCGTCGTTCAGCTTGCCGCAGCGCTCCAGCAGGCGCGAGTGCAGGTAGAAGACGTCGCCGGGGTAGGCCTCGCGACCCGGCGGGCGACGCAGCAGAAGCGAGATCGCGCGGTAGGCCTCGGCCTGCTTGGTCAGGTCGTCGAACACGATGAGGACGTGCTTGCCGTCGTACATCCAGTGCTGTCCGATGGCCGAACCCGTGTACGGCGCAAGCCATTTGAAGCCGGCCGGATCCGACGCGGGCGACGCGACGATGGTCGTGTACTCCATCGCGCCGCCGTCTTCGAGGGCGCGCTTGACGCTGGCGATCGTGGTGCCCTTCTGGCCGATCGCGACGTACACGCAGCGGACCTGCTGCTTGGGATCGCCGGTCGCCCATGCCTCGCGCTGGTTGAGGATCGTGTCGACGCAGACGGCCGTCTTGCCGGTCTTGCGGTCGCCGATGATCAGCTGGCGCTGCCCGCGGCCGATGGGCGTCATGGCGTCGATGGCCTTGATGCCGGTCTGCAGCGGCTCCTCGACGCCCTGGCGCTGGACGACCGACGGCGCCTGCAGCTCGAGCGCGCGGCGGGTGTCGGTCTCGATGTCGCCCTGGCCGTCGATGGGCTGCCCCAGCGGGTTCACCACGCGGCCGAGGAACGCGTCGCCGACGGGTACCGAGAGCACCTCGTTGGTGCGCTTGACCTGCTGGCCCTGCTCGATCTTCTCGAAGTCACCGAGGATGACCGCGCCGATGCTGTGCTCGTCGAGGTTCAGTGCGACACCGAGCACGCCGCCGGGGAACTCGAGGAGCTCCTGCGTCATGACCGAGGGCAGGCCCTCGACGTGTGCGATGCCGTCACCCGCGTCGATGACGGTGCCGATTTCTTCTCGCTGGGTATCGGCGGAAAACGAGGATACGTACTCCTCGACGGCACCTTCGATGTCAGCAGCGGAGATTGTCAACTCTGCCATGATTCTTCGTCTTCCTACCTTGTTGAGTCGGGTGGTGAGTCTGTCTGGGTCGACTAGTCCGGCAGCTGCGTCTGTGCGGCGGCCAGTCGGGTGGCGATGGAACCGTCGATCACCTCGTCGCCGACGGTGATCGAGAGCCCGCCAAGGACTTCGGGGTCGACGTTGAGCTGGATCGACACCGGGTGTCCGTAGATCCTCGACAACAGTTCGACGAGCCGGTTGCGCTGCTCGTCGGACAGGTCGGCTGCGGCGGTCACGTGGGCGACGAGCTCGCCACGGCGCGCCACGGCGAGTTCGGCGAGATCGATCACGGCCTCGTCGGCACGCTCGCCGCGCAGGTGACCGATCGTCTGCGACAGCAGTGCCGCGGCGATGCCGTCGATCCCCGAGCCGTCGATCACCTTGTCCAACAGCGCGGTACGGCCCTCCAGCGGCGTGGTGTAGTCGCTCAGCAACGCGGTCAGCCGGGGCTGCCCGTCCAGGATGCGACCGAAGCGGAACAGCTGCTCCTCGACGTCGTCGACCTGATCCTCGAGCTCGGCGCGCTTCAGCAGCGCCAGCCGGGCCAGATGCTCGATGCCGTCGATGAGATCGGCCTCGGCGGACCACCGCTGGGACGCCGCCGTCTGCAGCAGCTTCACGGTCTTCTCGTCGAGCTTGCCCGTGAACAACCGGTCGACGAGGGACTTCTTGGCCTCCGCGTCGTCGTTGTGCTCGGTGAGGTGCCGCGTCAGCGTCGGCTCGTTGACCAGCAGCGTGACGACCTGGGCGAGCTCCTCGGAGAGCTTGGTGAGCCCGTCGGCGTCGAGATCGCTTGCCACCTCGTCGAATTCGTGCGTCAGCGCGACACGCGCCGCGCGGCTGGCGGCCCGCAACCGGACGTAGGCACCCGTCTCGATGGCGGCTGACGTGGGCGCCATCTCCTCGAGCTCGTCGAGGAAGCGGTCGACCGTGGCCGACTGCGCCTCGGGATCGGAGACGTGGGACCGGACCAGCTCGTCGGCCTTCTGCACCGACTCCTCGCCGAGACCGAGCCGCAGCTGACGGATCAGCTGCTGACGCATGAGCTGAACGTGTTGTGCGCCTTGGGCCTTGACCCGCTCGGCCTCCACGCCCGCCTGCTCCTCCAGCTGGCTGGCGATGCGCTCGGAGTCCTGTCGGGCCTCGTCGGTAACCTTGGCGGCCTCGGCCTCGGCGTCCTTCACGGCCTTGGCGTGCATGGCGTCGGCGTCGGCGAGCTTGCGGGCCGCCTCCTCGCTCTCGGCGAGCGCGGCC
This region includes:
- the murA gene encoding UDP-N-acetylglucosamine 1-carboxyvinyltransferase, which produces MSERFVVTGGTRLAGEVAVGGAKNSVLKLMAAALLAEGTSTITNCPDILDVPLMAEVLRGLGATVELDGDVVRITSPDELKYDADFAAVRQFRASVCVLGPLVGRCKKAKVALPGGDAIGSRPLDMHQAGLRQLGARCNIEHGCVVAEADHLRGAEIQLEFPSVGATENILMAAVLAEGVTTIHNAAREPDVVDLCEMLNQMGAQVSGGGSSTMTITGVDRLYPTEHRVIGDRIVAATWGIAAAMTRGDISVTGVDPQHLQLVLHKLHDAGATVTQHDNGFRIVQYDRPRAVNMATLPFPGFPTDLQPMAIGLASIADGTSMITENVFEARFRFVEEMIRLGADARTDGHHAVVRGIPQLSSAPVWASDIRAGAGLVLAGLVADGDTEVHDVFHIDRGYPLFVENLVSLGAEIERVT
- a CDS encoding cob(I)yrinic acid a,c-diamide adenosyltransferase, producing MAVHLTRIYTRTGDDGSTGLSDFSRVSKNDPRLEAYADCDEANAAIGVAVATGNPDEKLLRVLRQIQNDLFDAGADLSTPVVENPEFPPLRITQEYIDRLESWCDEFNEPLPALTSFILPGGTPLSALLHVARTVARRAERSAWRAVDHHGDSVSVLPAKYLNRLSDLLFILSRVANPEGDVLWQPGGSTR
- a CDS encoding DUF2550 domain-containing protein, with the protein product MSASMMIMVALVGVLLAVVGALTYRLWKLRQVGGSAAILRDAPAVGGHGWRHGVVRYRGGEAGFYRLSSLRWWPDRRLSRRGIEVVSRRSPRGDEFDIMSAEIVVLELRDTDPDSRRGYEIALDRAALTAFTSWLESRPSPRARRRPT
- a CDS encoding F0F1 ATP synthase subunit epsilon, which gives rise to MAEMHVEIVAVERELWSGDATFVFTRTTAGEIGILPRHIPLVAQLVDDAMVRVEREGEDDLRIAVDGGFLSVTDEAVRILVENAELESEINADEAKQDSESDDERTAAWGRARLRALGELD
- the atpD gene encoding F0F1 ATP synthase subunit beta; the protein is MTATADHSKTAGRVVRITGPVVDIEFPRGSVPELFNALHAEIGYEQMAKTLTLEVAQHLGDNLVRTISMQPTDGLVRGVEVIDTGASISVPVGDGVKGHVFNALGDCLDDPGYGKDFDHWSIHRKPPPFDELEPKTEMLETGLKVVDLLTPYVRGGKIALFGGAGVGKTVLIQEMINRIARNFGGTSVFAGVGERTREGNDLWVELADADVLKDTALVFGQMDEPPGTRMRVALSALTMAEYFRDEQNQDVLLFIDNIFRFTQAGSEVSTLLGRMPSAVGYQPTLADEMGELQERITSTRGHSITSMQAVYVPADDYTDPAPATTFAHLDATTELSRAVFSKGIFPAVDPLASSSTILDPSVVGDEHYRVAQEVIRILQRYKDLQDIIAILGVDELSEEDKQLVNRARRIERFLSQNMMAAEQFTGQPGSTVPLKETIEAFDKLSKGDFDHLPEQAFFLIGGLDDLAKKAETFGAKL
- a CDS encoding F0F1 ATP synthase subunit gamma, which gives rise to MAATLRELRGRIRSAGSIKKITKAQEMIATSRISKAQARVQAARPYSTEITNMLTELAGASALDHPLLVERESPKRAAVLVVSSDRGLCGAYNSNVLRRSEELFSLLRDEGKDPVIYAVGRKALGYYSFRERPVAESWTGFSERPTYEHAREIADALVTSFMAGVDDEGDDPGDDGVLGVDEIHIVFTEFKSMLSQSAAALRIAPMVIEYVGEQEDGPQTLFSFEPNAEALFDALLPRYVATRVYSALLEAAASESAARRRAMKSATDNADDLIKALTLEANRERQAQITQEISEIVGGANALADAK
- the atpA gene encoding F0F1 ATP synthase subunit alpha: MAELTISAADIEGAVEEYVSSFSADTQREEIGTVIDAGDGIAHVEGLPSVMTQELLEFPGGVLGVALNLDEHSIGAVILGDFEKIEQGQQVKRTNEVLSVPVGDAFLGRVVNPLGQPIDGQGDIETDTRRALELQAPSVVQRQGVEEPLQTGIKAIDAMTPIGRGQRQLIIGDRKTGKTAVCVDTILNQREAWATGDPKQQVRCVYVAIGQKGTTIASVKRALEDGGAMEYTTIVASPASDPAGFKWLAPYTGSAIGQHWMYDGKHVLIVFDDLTKQAEAYRAISLLLRRPPGREAYPGDVFYLHSRLLERCGKLNDELGAGSMTGLPVIETKANDISAYIPTNVISITDGQCFLETDLFNQGVRPAINVGVSVSRVGGAAQIKAMKEVAGSLRLDLSQYRELESFAAFASDLDPTSKAQLERGARLVELLKQPQYSPLSVEEQVVAIFLGTKGHLDSVPVEDVRRFQTEFLEHVKASHDDVYQGIRESKKLPEDAENKLTDIVNEFKKGFAASDGSSVAVDTGADAEALDPDDLEKESVKVRKPAPKKN
- a CDS encoding F0F1 ATP synthase subunit B/delta, which codes for MSTFIGQLIGFAVIVFVVWRYVVPPVKSLMQKQQDAVRAALAESEEAARKLADADAMHAKAVKDAEAEAAKVTDEARQDSERIASQLEEQAGVEAERVKAQGAQHVQLMRQQLIRQLRLGLGEESVQKADELVRSHVSDPEAQSATVDRFLDELEEMAPTSAAIETGAYVRLRAASRAARVALTHEFDEVASDLDADGLTKLSEELAQVVTLLVNEPTLTRHLTEHNDDAEAKKSLVDRLFTGKLDEKTVKLLQTAASQRWSAEADLIDGIEHLARLALLKRAELEDQVDDVEEQLFRFGRILDGQPRLTALLSDYTTPLEGRTALLDKVIDGSGIDGIAAALLSQTIGHLRGERADEAVIDLAELAVARRGELVAHVTAAADLSDEQRNRLVELLSRIYGHPVSIQLNVDPEVLGGLSITVGDEVIDGSIATRLAAAQTQLPD